A genomic segment from Luteibacter aegosomatis encodes:
- a CDS encoding TetR/AcrR family transcriptional regulator codes for MLLEAMKIGRQSLYDTFGDKRSLYLESLSRYSEESTSGTISRLFSEPSVAKGLRRSLYGFIDEAMADPARACLGVHSVAEFGTSSAEVNAINVAMGDKTQRAVEARLREGLERGEIARWVEPATGGGFFMATLVGLKIAARGGAGADELRRIADLALRALVVE; via the coding sequence ATGCTGCTGGAAGCGATGAAGATCGGCCGGCAGAGCCTCTACGACACTTTCGGCGACAAGCGCTCGCTGTACCTGGAAAGCCTTTCCCGTTATTCGGAAGAAAGCACGTCCGGCACGATCTCCAGGCTTTTCTCGGAGCCTTCCGTGGCGAAAGGGCTGCGCCGATCCCTTTACGGCTTCATCGATGAAGCCATGGCGGACCCCGCGCGGGCCTGCCTGGGCGTGCACTCGGTCGCCGAATTCGGCACCTCGTCGGCCGAGGTGAACGCCATCAACGTCGCCATGGGCGACAAGACCCAGCGAGCCGTCGAGGCTAGGCTCCGAGAAGGGCTCGAGCGTGGTGAAATCGCCCGTTGGGTAGAGCCGGCTACCGGGGGCGGATTCTTCATGGCGACCCTGGTCGGGCTGAAAATCGCGGCGCGAGGCGGTGCGGGGGCGGACGAACTCCGCCGGATCGCGGACCTTGCGCTGCGCGCCCTTGTTGTGGAATGA
- a CDS encoding formylglycine-generating enzyme family protein encodes MPNTETVRRQRAIGGAMGVAVLGFALFYHFFPQLLHVQPSQNTPRSPLRGQPTPMGFDQRPQAAAPVMASEVDAGPPLVLAPASVIAARRREKNDEIQLPAQKTPDSPELTALLDRADKALSSDRLVGKDSASSLFMAALKEKADSQRATQGMSEVRARLVAEIEQDIALGDADAARDSLGALKSLPDSAGDVGPLQQRLGVLDKVRPLLGKAADQLRDNKATQPRGDSALDTYRQVLELDPDNAVAVQGVAQVQHVVLDRALAAVAQNDFKSADAALAEAAVIEPESQALQDTRGRIEGMRRQSASGVLAQARSALDAGNIELAQQLAAQAQQISPDVAGIDDFNERLTNARLYASYKPGQVFADRFVDSAGQAPAMVVIPTGKFLMGSPDGERGHDANESPVHEVQVDKGFAMARSSVTIGQFRDFVRASGYVPQSQSLQGGSVYDEASGGLRDDGGATWEDDYLGRPGQERLPVVNVSWNDAKAYADWLSQRTGKKYRLASEAEFEYALRAGTTTRYWWGDGTPASRVENLTGGNDRSSSGRRWSNAFVGYKDGYWGPAPAMSFSPNAFGLYDMGGNVSQWTADCWHDNYIRAPRDAQAWVNPGCSRRVIRGGSWGSAPDMVRSAYRQGASADVRSARVGFRVVRELQ; translated from the coding sequence ATGCCCAACACCGAGACCGTCCGCCGACAGCGTGCCATTGGCGGCGCGATGGGTGTCGCCGTGCTCGGTTTTGCCTTGTTCTATCACTTTTTCCCGCAGCTGCTGCACGTGCAGCCCAGCCAGAACACGCCGCGTTCTCCGCTGCGCGGCCAGCCGACCCCCATGGGCTTCGACCAGCGTCCGCAGGCCGCCGCGCCCGTCATGGCCTCGGAAGTGGATGCCGGGCCGCCGCTGGTGCTGGCCCCGGCCTCCGTGATCGCCGCGCGTCGTCGAGAGAAGAACGACGAGATCCAGCTACCCGCGCAGAAAACGCCGGACAGCCCCGAACTCACGGCCTTGCTCGACCGCGCCGACAAGGCGCTGTCGTCCGACCGCCTGGTGGGCAAGGACAGCGCCTCCTCCCTTTTCATGGCCGCGCTCAAGGAAAAGGCCGACAGCCAGCGCGCTACCCAGGGCATGAGCGAAGTACGCGCGCGTCTCGTCGCCGAGATCGAACAGGACATCGCGCTGGGTGACGCCGACGCGGCCCGCGATTCGCTGGGCGCCCTCAAGTCGCTTCCCGACAGTGCCGGCGATGTCGGACCGCTGCAACAGCGGTTGGGCGTGCTCGACAAGGTGCGACCGCTGTTGGGCAAGGCGGCCGATCAATTGCGCGACAACAAGGCCACCCAGCCGCGCGGCGACAGTGCGCTGGACACCTATCGCCAGGTGCTGGAACTGGACCCGGATAACGCCGTGGCCGTGCAGGGTGTCGCCCAGGTGCAGCACGTGGTGCTCGACAGGGCGTTGGCGGCCGTGGCGCAGAACGATTTCAAATCGGCCGACGCGGCCCTCGCCGAAGCGGCCGTCATCGAGCCCGAGTCCCAGGCCTTGCAGGATACGCGTGGCCGCATCGAGGGCATGCGCCGGCAAAGCGCCTCGGGCGTGCTGGCGCAGGCGCGCTCGGCGCTCGACGCCGGCAACATCGAACTCGCCCAGCAGCTCGCCGCGCAGGCGCAACAGATCAGCCCCGACGTCGCCGGTATCGACGACTTCAACGAACGCCTCACCAACGCGCGCCTCTACGCCAGCTACAAGCCGGGCCAGGTGTTCGCCGACCGCTTCGTCGACAGCGCGGGCCAGGCGCCGGCGATGGTGGTGATACCCACCGGCAAGTTCCTGATGGGCTCGCCCGACGGCGAGCGCGGTCACGATGCCAACGAGTCGCCCGTGCATGAAGTGCAGGTCGACAAGGGATTCGCGATGGCGCGCAGCTCGGTCACCATCGGCCAGTTCCGCGATTTCGTGCGCGCGAGCGGCTACGTGCCGCAATCGCAATCGTTGCAGGGCGGCAGCGTGTACGACGAAGCCAGCGGCGGCCTGCGCGACGATGGCGGGGCCACCTGGGAAGACGATTACCTGGGGCGGCCCGGGCAGGAACGCCTGCCCGTGGTGAACGTGTCGTGGAACGACGCCAAGGCCTATGCCGACTGGCTCTCGCAGCGCACCGGCAAGAAATATCGCCTCGCGAGCGAGGCCGAGTTCGAGTATGCGTTGCGGGCCGGTACCACCACGCGCTACTGGTGGGGCGACGGCACGCCCGCCAGCCGCGTGGAAAACCTCACCGGCGGCAACGACCGCTCGTCGTCCGGACGTCGCTGGAGCAATGCCTTCGTCGGGTACAAGGACGGCTACTGGGGGCCCGCTCCGGCGATGAGTTTCTCCCCCAATGCCTTCGGCCTGTACGACATGGGCGGCAACGTCTCGCAGTGGACGGCCGACTGCTGGCACGACAACTACATTCGCGCGCCGCGCGACGCCCAGGCCTGGGTAAACCCGGGGTGTAGCCGGAGGGTGATCCGCGGCGGTTCCTGGGGCAGTGCGCCCGATATGGTGCGCTCGGCCTATCGGCAGGGTGCCTCGGCCGACGTGCGCAGCGCCCGCGTGGGCTTCCGCGTGGTACGCGAACTCCAGTAG
- a CDS encoding ribonuclease D, protein MPPSDLAPHAPWIDRHDALVEWLAPIGPGAVVGLDTEFMRRNTFYPQLALLQLAYDGRYALIDPLAVPFGDTLARTFTAQPVVTVMHSAGEDLEALSPFLPEGPHTLFDTQIAAAYVGMGLGISYRALVAELVGDELDKGETRSDWLQRPLTESQKRYAALDVVHLHPVHAILAERLAQRDRTRWHAEDCARMKRRASQRDGDPQPQRGFKPAAEWSSERQALLRRVLRWRDATARALDKPRSWLLEDAHALDLVDKPATSLGALEERTRGTRALRSQQRNELFAVLQRPVEPDEIEATAPVVGHPFGDAKRAINDMRTAVDEIATQLDLPAGLLCSRRSLEEFVMSGGAWPEALEGWRRDVLHERLSSLLPS, encoded by the coding sequence ATGCCACCGAGCGATCTCGCTCCCCACGCTCCCTGGATCGACCGCCACGACGCCCTCGTGGAATGGCTCGCCCCGATCGGTCCCGGCGCCGTCGTCGGACTCGACACCGAATTCATGCGGCGGAACACGTTCTATCCGCAACTGGCCCTGCTCCAGCTGGCCTACGACGGACGCTACGCGCTGATCGACCCGCTCGCCGTCCCGTTCGGCGACACGCTGGCGCGCACGTTCACCGCGCAGCCCGTCGTCACCGTGATGCACAGCGCCGGCGAAGACCTCGAAGCCTTGTCGCCCTTCCTGCCCGAAGGCCCGCACACGTTGTTCGACACGCAGATCGCGGCGGCCTACGTCGGCATGGGCCTGGGCATCAGCTACCGGGCCCTGGTGGCCGAACTGGTGGGCGACGAACTCGACAAGGGCGAAACGCGCAGCGACTGGCTGCAACGCCCGCTCACCGAATCACAGAAGCGCTACGCGGCCCTCGACGTGGTGCACCTGCATCCCGTGCATGCGATCCTCGCCGAGCGCCTGGCCCAGCGCGATCGCACCCGATGGCACGCGGAAGACTGCGCCCGCATGAAACGCCGCGCCAGCCAGCGCGACGGCGATCCGCAGCCGCAACGCGGCTTCAAACCCGCGGCCGAATGGAGTTCCGAGCGCCAGGCCCTTCTCCGCCGCGTGCTGCGCTGGCGCGACGCCACCGCACGCGCGCTCGACAAGCCGCGCTCTTGGTTGCTCGAAGACGCCCATGCCCTCGACCTCGTCGACAAGCCCGCCACCTCGCTCGGCGCTCTGGAAGAGCGTACGCGCGGCACGCGCGCGCTGCGCTCGCAACAGCGCAATGAACTGTTCGCCGTCTTGCAGCGCCCCGTCGAGCCGGACGAAATCGAGGCCACGGCACCGGTGGTCGGTCATCCCTTCGGCGATGCCAAGCGAGCCATCAACGACATGCGCACGGCGGTGGACGAGATCGCGACCCAACTCGACCTCCCCGCCGGCCTGCTGTGCTCGCGCCGTTCGCTGGAGGAATTCGTGATGAGCGGGGGCGCCTGGCCCGAGGCCCTTGAAGGGTGGCGCCGCGACGTGCTGCACGAACGGCTGTCCTCGCTGCTGCCAAGCTAG
- a CDS encoding DUF2178 domain-containing protein, which yields MLPRERFAFVWVGAQVIVFGAYFSFLTLAKPRLSLSVGQQISLLAIVLGSLGLVAAGTWLAQYLRRTRDDAEDERDRAIENKASAVAYRVLMAGIILVGCVMPFGAGGWDIVNAAVLAIAVAEVVHHGLIIVGYRRGLRV from the coding sequence ATGTTGCCGAGAGAGCGTTTCGCGTTCGTATGGGTGGGTGCGCAGGTCATCGTGTTCGGTGCCTACTTTTCGTTCCTGACCCTGGCCAAACCCCGCTTGTCGCTATCCGTCGGCCAGCAGATCAGTCTTCTGGCGATCGTGCTGGGCTCACTGGGCCTCGTCGCGGCCGGCACCTGGCTCGCCCAGTATCTTCGCCGCACCCGTGACGACGCGGAAGACGAGCGCGACCGCGCCATCGAGAACAAGGCATCGGCCGTGGCCTATCGCGTACTGATGGCGGGCATCATCCTCGTCGGTTGCGTCATGCCGTTCGGTGCCGGCGGCTGGGATATCGTGAACGCCGCCGTCCTGGCCATCGCCGTGGCCGAAGTGGTGCACCACGGCCTTATCATCGTCGGTTACCGCCGGGGCCTGCGTGTCTGA
- a CDS encoding helix-turn-helix transcriptional regulator: MSERRITNTIRTLRFMAGEMTQADLGRRVGVTRQTIAAVEAGKYSPSLECAFRIAEVFGKPIGDVFSWE, from the coding sequence GTGTCTGAGCGGCGCATCACCAACACCATCCGCACGCTGCGCTTCATGGCGGGCGAAATGACCCAGGCCGATCTCGGTCGACGGGTGGGCGTCACGCGCCAGACCATCGCCGCCGTGGAGGCGGGCAAGTATTCGCCCAGCCTGGAGTGTGCTTTTCGCATCGCCGAGGTCTTCGGAAAGCCCATCGGGGACGTTTTCTCGTGGGAATGA
- a CDS encoding TolC family protein, which yields MFFRRAAPRGALCVLLAASAMTGAGAAETTALPPSPPPVRRAIRELWDTNPQVQAAEAMLRAARERTRGAARPVYNPSIQLEGENADVDRRTAGASLTLDLFGKRRARVGEGDANVRLQQATYVLARRDAALDWLKAWSGAILAREQSELGRRRLELMRRFDELAAQRLKVGDVSSPERDLAGLALGEAQMQQASLDAQRADALATLASLGGDPNGDLPALTHDLPPETASVSAVPVDERPELIRAGAEQARAEAAVVVADRARRPDPTVSLAGGSVRSGPRTDRVIGVSVSIPLPVLDNGRYAVSAARAEADAAFASHRAAMLRSEARLKQARATYDAMRAASEGFRRGRTGAFDERARLLDRLWQAGEISTSDYLVQLKQSLDTALSGIALENQTWRAWFDYLAAAGRLTEWVDGSLKDSSP from the coding sequence ATGTTTTTTCGACGTGCAGCGCCGCGCGGCGCCTTGTGCGTGTTGCTTGCCGCCTCCGCCATGACCGGCGCCGGCGCGGCGGAAACCACCGCGCTTCCCCCTTCCCCGCCCCCCGTGCGCCGTGCCATCCGCGAACTGTGGGATACGAATCCCCAGGTGCAGGCCGCCGAGGCCATGCTTCGTGCCGCGCGGGAGCGCACGCGTGGCGCCGCCCGGCCGGTCTACAACCCATCGATCCAGCTCGAAGGAGAAAACGCCGACGTCGATCGGCGCACCGCGGGTGCCAGCCTCACGCTGGACCTCTTCGGCAAGCGCAGGGCTCGCGTCGGCGAAGGCGATGCGAACGTACGCCTCCAGCAGGCGACGTACGTCCTCGCGCGTCGCGATGCCGCCCTGGACTGGTTGAAAGCCTGGTCCGGGGCAATCCTGGCGCGTGAGCAAAGCGAACTCGGTCGTCGCCGCCTGGAACTCATGCGGCGTTTCGACGAGCTCGCCGCGCAACGGCTGAAAGTGGGCGACGTCAGCAGCCCCGAACGCGACCTGGCCGGACTGGCGCTGGGCGAAGCCCAAATGCAGCAAGCGTCACTCGACGCCCAGCGCGCCGACGCGCTCGCCACGCTCGCCTCCCTTGGCGGCGATCCGAACGGCGATCTCCCTGCCCTGACTCACGACCTTCCGCCGGAGACGGCGTCGGTGTCGGCCGTACCGGTCGATGAACGCCCCGAGCTGATTCGCGCAGGGGCGGAGCAAGCGCGAGCGGAAGCCGCCGTCGTCGTCGCCGATCGCGCCCGTCGGCCGGATCCCACCGTCAGCCTGGCCGGCGGCAGCGTTCGCAGCGGTCCCCGCACGGATCGCGTGATCGGCGTCAGCGTATCGATTCCGCTGCCCGTGCTCGACAACGGTCGTTACGCGGTGAGCGCCGCCCGGGCGGAAGCGGATGCGGCGTTCGCCTCGCACCGCGCGGCGATGCTGCGCTCGGAGGCTCGTCTCAAGCAGGCGCGGGCCACCTACGACGCGATGCGCGCGGCCAGCGAGGGGTTTCGCCGTGGCCGCACGGGTGCGTTCGACGAACGGGCGCGGCTGCTCGACCGCCTGTGGCAGGCCGGGGAGATCAGCACTTCCGATTACCTCGTGCAGTTGAAGCAGAGCCTCGACACCGCCCTCTCCGGCATCGCCCTCGAAAACCAGACCTGGCGGGCGTGGTTCGACTACCTCGCCGCCGCCGGCCGCCTGACCGAATGGGTCGACGGCTCCCTCAAGGATTCCTCCCCATGA
- a CDS encoding efflux RND transporter periplasmic adaptor subunit has product MTRTYFRFTVVAFSLALARAPAAFAQDAGPLLLDAAAIKAAGITVSTANRRTLTDQVRAPGEVKVDAYSTALVSPRVASQVVARKAKLGDVVKAGQPLVVLSSVEVADTQGQLIVASQDWNRVASLGPQAVSARRYNEALVQRDQAKARLKAYGLSDGQIAHLVKRGSAAADGRFELLATQAGRITTDDFVVGERIEPGRVLFTLAAESSVWVEARLAPDMAEQVRPGASVTVLAHGAERKGRVIQRSHQTDEKTRTVAVRIQVPNENDLLHPGELVECRITMPSTTERLAVPAESVVLLQNQPSVFTRGKRPGQFEATAVDVGDTRDGWTEIKRGLSTGTPYVSKGAFVLKARVLRSQLGDE; this is encoded by the coding sequence ATGACGCGCACCTACTTTCGTTTTACCGTCGTCGCCTTTTCCTTGGCCCTTGCCCGCGCACCGGCCGCCTTCGCGCAGGACGCCGGTCCCCTCCTCCTCGATGCCGCCGCTATCAAGGCCGCCGGCATCACCGTCAGCACCGCGAACCGGCGCACATTGACCGACCAGGTGCGCGCGCCGGGCGAGGTGAAGGTCGATGCCTATTCCACCGCGCTGGTCTCGCCGCGCGTGGCATCCCAGGTCGTCGCGCGCAAGGCGAAACTCGGTGACGTGGTGAAAGCCGGCCAGCCGTTGGTGGTGCTTTCCAGCGTCGAGGTCGCCGACACCCAGGGACAGCTCATCGTCGCCAGCCAGGACTGGAACCGCGTGGCCTCGCTCGGTCCCCAAGCCGTGTCCGCGCGACGCTACAACGAGGCGCTGGTCCAGCGTGACCAGGCCAAGGCCAGGCTGAAAGCGTACGGGCTCTCCGACGGCCAGATCGCCCACCTCGTCAAACGCGGTTCCGCCGCTGCCGACGGCCGTTTCGAATTGCTCGCGACGCAAGCCGGACGCATCACCACCGACGACTTCGTCGTGGGCGAACGCATCGAGCCGGGCCGCGTCCTGTTTACGCTGGCGGCGGAATCTTCCGTATGGGTCGAAGCGCGGCTGGCGCCGGACATGGCCGAACAGGTGCGTCCCGGTGCATCCGTGACCGTTCTCGCGCACGGCGCCGAGCGAAAAGGTCGCGTCATACAGCGTTCCCACCAGACCGACGAGAAGACGCGCACCGTCGCCGTGCGCATCCAGGTGCCGAACGAGAACGACCTGCTCCATCCCGGCGAACTGGTGGAATGCCGCATTACCATGCCGTCCACGACCGAACGCCTGGCGGTGCCCGCGGAATCCGTCGTGCTGTTGCAGAACCAGCCCAGCGTGTTCACCCGCGGCAAGCGGCCCGGCCAGTTCGAAGCGACCGCCGTCGACGTCGGCGACACCCGCGACGGCTGGACCGAGATCAAGCGAGGACTCTCCACCGGCACGCCTTACGTGAGCAAGGGCGCGTTCGTCCTGAAGGCGCGCGTCCTGCGTTCGCAGCTGGGAGACGAGTGA
- a CDS encoding efflux RND transporter permease subunit, protein MLARLVELSLKYKVLVLIAFAVIGALGYRAVRSLPIDAFPDVTPVQVNVYTEASGLAAEDVEQLLTTPVESALAGLPKVQDIRSVSLFGLSYVSVYFDDDVDIYFARQQVNERLQQVGDRLPAGYGKPEMGPNTSGLGQVFWYTVERADDTLKNAPSDMDLRTLQDWTVRLILRTAPGVDDVTSWGGRQKQYQVRIDPMRLIAHELGFKDVIQALEANNAQVGGNVIDVGREQYLVRGLGLVKDAKDIGNIVLKSEDGTPVYVRDVASVTEAGAPRSGAVTRDGKEVVMGQALARIGENAKSVVDAVKAKLDTVKRALPAGTVVKPVYERTDLVDAAVGTAVRALVEGSILVAAILFLFLGELRSAFIVVVTLPLAMLIAFIGMERAGLSANLMSLAGLAIGIGMMVDGAVVMVENAFRIMAETKARGEPVDKTAAVLHAAREVASPVAFAILIIIVVFLPLFGLQGLEGKMFKPMAFNIGFAMAGSLLLSLTLIPVLAALILKPKEEKDTRLVACLKRAYGRVLAWSLGHRKSVIGIAAVALLGALALFPFLGKEFMPNLREGAIMWRITSIPSASLDESIAISHRVAERIKSRFPEVDTTLAMIGRAEKGETADVNYMEVYTPLKPKAQWRKGQTLEGIEDDMQAELTDLLPTAVVSYTQPIQMRIEELISGVRATLALKLYGDDLGELDRTSAKIKNVLAGVPGVADLALEANLGKPQVRIDVDRDALARYGLNAEDILTVVRNGIGGEPVGTLLDGVRRFDMTVRLDDANKATIQDIERIPMRTPSGALVRLDQVATVSTAEGYSFIRREQLQRYAVIQMDVRGRDIDGFVQDANAAIARAVKLPTGYYTEWGGAFENQQRALKRLAVIVPATIFLIFVLLYTAFNSVRHAALILANVPFATIGGIVGLYVTGQYLSVPSAIGFIAVFGVAMLNGIVLVSFLNEQRQAGLGIRESVVRGTALRLRPVLMTASVAILGLVPMLLSSGVGAETQRPLATVVVGGLITSTLLTLVLLPVLYDGMERRREKRLGGPADGPSGHR, encoded by the coding sequence ATGCTGGCACGCCTCGTCGAACTGTCCTTGAAGTACAAGGTGCTGGTACTCATCGCCTTCGCGGTGATCGGCGCGCTGGGTTACCGGGCGGTGAGAAGCCTGCCGATCGACGCGTTTCCCGACGTGACCCCGGTACAGGTCAACGTCTACACCGAGGCGTCCGGCCTCGCCGCCGAAGACGTCGAACAACTGCTCACCACCCCGGTCGAATCCGCCCTGGCCGGCCTGCCGAAGGTGCAGGACATCCGCTCGGTGAGCCTCTTCGGCCTGTCCTACGTGTCGGTGTACTTCGACGACGACGTGGACATCTACTTCGCGCGGCAACAGGTGAACGAGCGTCTGCAGCAGGTGGGCGACCGCCTGCCCGCGGGCTACGGCAAGCCCGAGATGGGGCCCAACACCTCCGGTCTCGGCCAGGTGTTCTGGTATACGGTGGAGCGCGCCGACGACACCCTGAAGAACGCGCCCTCCGACATGGACCTGCGCACGCTCCAGGACTGGACGGTGCGCCTGATCCTGCGCACCGCGCCGGGCGTGGACGACGTCACGTCGTGGGGCGGCCGGCAGAAGCAATACCAGGTGCGCATCGATCCCATGCGGCTGATCGCGCACGAGCTCGGCTTCAAGGACGTGATCCAGGCGCTCGAGGCGAACAACGCGCAGGTCGGCGGCAACGTCATCGACGTGGGTCGCGAACAATACCTGGTGCGCGGGCTCGGCCTGGTGAAGGACGCGAAGGACATCGGCAACATCGTGCTCAAGAGCGAAGACGGCACGCCGGTCTACGTGCGCGATGTCGCCAGCGTGACCGAAGCCGGTGCGCCGCGCTCGGGGGCCGTCACCCGCGACGGCAAGGAAGTGGTGATGGGCCAGGCCCTGGCCCGCATCGGGGAAAACGCCAAGAGCGTGGTCGATGCGGTCAAGGCGAAGCTCGACACGGTGAAGCGGGCCTTGCCCGCAGGCACCGTCGTCAAACCCGTCTACGAGCGCACCGACCTCGTCGACGCCGCCGTCGGCACCGCCGTGCGCGCGCTGGTGGAAGGATCCATCCTCGTCGCGGCGATCCTGTTCCTCTTCCTCGGCGAACTGCGCAGCGCGTTCATCGTGGTGGTGACGCTGCCGCTGGCGATGCTGATCGCCTTCATCGGCATGGAACGGGCGGGCCTCTCGGCCAACCTGATGTCCCTGGCCGGACTCGCCATCGGCATCGGCATGATGGTGGACGGCGCCGTGGTGATGGTGGAAAACGCCTTCCGCATCATGGCGGAGACGAAGGCACGCGGCGAACCCGTCGACAAGACCGCCGCCGTACTCCACGCAGCGCGTGAAGTGGCGAGCCCCGTCGCCTTCGCGATCCTCATCATCATCGTGGTCTTCCTGCCGCTGTTCGGCCTGCAGGGTCTCGAAGGCAAGATGTTCAAGCCGATGGCGTTCAACATCGGCTTCGCGATGGCGGGATCGCTGCTGCTCTCGCTGACCCTGATTCCCGTACTCGCCGCCTTGATCCTCAAGCCCAAGGAGGAAAAAGACACCCGCCTCGTCGCCTGCCTCAAGCGCGCCTACGGAAGGGTACTGGCGTGGTCGCTAGGCCATCGCAAATCGGTGATCGGCATCGCGGCCGTTGCCTTGCTGGGCGCCCTCGCCCTGTTTCCCTTCCTCGGCAAGGAGTTCATGCCCAACCTGCGCGAGGGCGCGATCATGTGGCGCATCACCTCCATTCCTTCGGCGTCGCTGGATGAATCCATCGCGATTTCCCACCGGGTAGCCGAGCGGATCAAGTCACGCTTCCCCGAAGTGGACACCACGCTGGCGATGATCGGCCGCGCGGAAAAGGGCGAAACCGCCGACGTCAATTACATGGAGGTCTACACGCCGCTCAAGCCGAAAGCGCAATGGCGCAAGGGGCAGACGCTCGAAGGCATCGAGGACGACATGCAGGCGGAATTGACCGACCTCCTGCCCACCGCGGTGGTGAGCTACACCCAACCTATCCAGATGCGTATCGAGGAACTGATTTCCGGCGTGCGTGCCACCCTCGCCTTGAAGCTCTACGGCGACGACCTGGGCGAGCTCGACCGCACCAGCGCGAAGATCAAGAACGTACTGGCCGGCGTGCCGGGCGTGGCCGACCTTGCCCTGGAGGCCAACCTCGGCAAGCCGCAGGTCCGCATCGACGTGGATCGCGACGCGCTTGCCCGGTATGGCCTGAACGCCGAAGACATCCTCACCGTGGTACGCAACGGCATCGGCGGCGAGCCGGTCGGCACGCTGCTCGACGGCGTGAGGCGATTCGACATGACCGTGCGCCTGGACGACGCGAACAAGGCCACGATCCAGGATATCGAACGCATCCCCATGCGCACGCCGTCGGGTGCGTTGGTACGGCTCGACCAGGTGGCGACCGTGAGCACGGCCGAGGGCTACTCGTTCATCCGCCGCGAACAGCTCCAGCGCTACGCGGTGATCCAGATGGACGTGCGCGGCCGCGACATCGACGGCTTCGTGCAGGACGCCAACGCGGCCATCGCCCGGGCGGTGAAGCTACCGACCGGCTATTACACCGAATGGGGCGGCGCCTTCGAGAACCAGCAACGCGCCCTGAAGCGCCTGGCCGTCATCGTACCGGCGACGATCTTCCTCATCTTCGTGCTGCTCTACACGGCGTTCAACTCGGTGCGCCATGCGGCGCTCATCCTCGCCAACGTACCGTTCGCGACCATCGGCGGCATCGTCGGCCTCTACGTCACCGGGCAATACCTGTCGGTGCCCTCGGCCATCGGCTTCATCGCGGTCTTCGGCGTGGCGATGCTCAACGGCATCGTGCTGGTGAGCTTCCTCAACGAGCAACGACAGGCCGGTTTGGGTATCCGCGAATCGGTGGTGAGGGGCACCGCCCTGCGCCTGCGGCCCGTGCTGATGACGGCCAGCGTCGCCATCCTGGGCCTGGTGCCCATGTTGCTGTCCTCGGGCGTAGGCGCCGAGACCCAGCGGCCGCTGGCGACGGTGGTGGTGGGCGGCCTCATCACCTCCACCCTGCTCACCCTGGTGCTGCTGCCGGTGCTGTATGACGGCATGGAGCGGCGACGGGAGAAGCGGCTTGGCGGGCCTGCCGACGGACCATCCGGCCATCGGTGA
- a CDS encoding alpha/beta hydrolase family protein, giving the protein MQIPSHGSPMNALVYVAAGAGPHPVVVLLHGFPGNERNLDLAQDMRRAGWDVLYFNYRGAWGTPGDFSFSHAIEDVAAALAYLREPENAKRLRLDPSRIVLVGHSMGGMMAVQAAAADPAIQGVALISAADMAGRAGQLQERDSRANAITKTASALAAEGMAPLSGCTPDSLATELSDHAADWALVSKAKAIKDRPVLVVTSDDGLASANQAFVNALRQAGDARIATLHLPTDHAYSDKRTELSQALLKWLATAPR; this is encoded by the coding sequence ATGCAGATCCCCAGCCACGGATCGCCGATGAATGCGTTGGTCTACGTGGCCGCGGGCGCCGGTCCGCATCCGGTGGTCGTGCTGCTGCATGGTTTCCCGGGCAACGAACGAAACCTCGATCTCGCACAGGACATGCGCCGGGCGGGATGGGACGTTCTCTACTTCAATTACCGTGGTGCATGGGGCACACCGGGGGATTTCTCCTTCTCGCACGCCATCGAGGACGTGGCGGCGGCGCTGGCCTATCTGCGCGAGCCGGAGAATGCCAAACGCCTGCGCCTGGACCCGTCGAGGATCGTGCTCGTCGGCCACAGCATGGGCGGGATGATGGCCGTGCAGGCCGCGGCCGCCGACCCCGCCATCCAGGGCGTGGCCCTCATCTCGGCCGCCGACATGGCCGGGCGGGCAGGGCAGTTGCAGGAACGGGATTCCCGGGCGAACGCGATCACGAAGACGGCGTCGGCGCTGGCCGCCGAAGGCATGGCGCCGCTCAGCGGATGCACGCCCGATAGCCTGGCGACGGAGCTGTCGGATCATGCGGCGGACTGGGCGTTGGTCTCGAAGGCTAAGGCGATCAAGGATCGGCCGGTGCTTGTGGTCACCTCGGACGACGGGCTCGCGTCCGCCAATCAGGCGTTCGTTAATGCACTTCGTCAGGCGGGCGATGCGCGGATAGCGACACTTCACCTGCCGACCGATCATGCGTACTCGGACAAGCGGACGGAGCTCTCGCAGGCCCTGCTGAAGTGGCTTGCGACGGCACCCCGATAG